From Thamnophis elegans isolate rThaEle1 chromosome 12, rThaEle1.pri, whole genome shotgun sequence, one genomic window encodes:
- the PEF1 gene encoding peflin, translating to MAASYPYGQGFPGTAGQTPGAPQGGYPGGQYGGGLPSGGQYGSPAPGGPYGQPPSGGQYGYPSSGPPGGMYGGGPVPGGSYGQPANPYGAPQPGPYGAGGPGGHVPPGVDQEAFSWFQTVDADHSGYITIKELKQALVNSNWSAFSDDTCLMMMNMFDKSKSGRIDLYGFSALWRFIQQWKNLFQQFDRDHSGNISYNELHQALCQMGYNLSPQFSQLLVSRYSQKGCTPGIQLDCFIQISTLLQTMTEAFREKDTGMTGTARISYEDFLMMSATRML from the exons ATGGCGGCCAGTTACCCGTATGGACAg GGCTTCCCTGGTACTGCAGGACAGACTCCAGGAGCTCCTCAAGGTGGCTATCCTGGTGGACAGTATGGAGGTGGACTGCCTTCTGGGGGACAGTATGGGAGCCCAGCACCTGGAGGCCCATATGGACAACCCCCCAGTGGAGGACAGTATGGATATCCTTCCTCTGGCCCTCCGGGTGGAATGTATGGGGGTGGCCCAGTCCCAGGAGGGTCATATGGACAGCCTGCTAATCCCTATGGTGCTCCCCAGCCTGGGCCCTATGGAGCAGGCGGTCCCGGAG GGCATGTTCCCCCTGGTGTGGACCAAGAAGCTTTCTCTTGGTTCCAGACTGTAGATGCTGACCACAGTGGATACATCACGATCAAGGAGCTCAAGCAGGCTCTTGTCAACTCCAATTGGTCTGCTTTCAGCGATGATACTTGCTTGATGATGATGA ACATGTTTGATAAAAGCAAATCTGGTCGGATCGACCTCTATGGGTTTTCTGCCCTGTGGCGTTTTATTCAACAGTGGAAGAATCTGTTCCAGCAATTCGATCGGGACCATTCAGGAAATATTTCTTATAATGAGCTGCACCAAG CTCTTTGCCAAATGGGGTACAACCTGAGCCCCCAGTTTTCCCAGCTACTGGTGTCCCGTTATTCACAGAAGGGCTGCACTCCTGGTATCCAGCTGGACTGCTTCATCCAGATCTCCACTCTCCTGCAAACCATGACGGAAGCCTTCCGGGAGAAGGATACTGGCATGACGGGCACTGCGCGGATCAGCTACGAAGATTTCCTCATGATGTCTGCTACTCGCATGTTGTGA